From Paenibacillus graminis:
AATTCCGCGAATAAGGCTGGTTCCCAGTAAGTTATGCCCATAATTGATGAGAAAGGTGAATCCAAATCCAAGCAATCCGAACAACAGACTCAATAGAATTTTACCCTTCATGGCTATATTTCCTTCGTGCCTTTTTGAACACTGCGGATATACAATATTCCGGTGTTGCAGGCAATTTCTATAGTACGGCCGAAATTTCCGCCAGTATCCTCTGCGATGAGCGGTATGTTCAAGGCCTCAAGAGCAAGCTTGCAGGATTCCACATTCCGAGGCCCGATCCTCATGGTGTCACTCCCCCCGGCAAAAGCGAACATCTGGGACCCTCCGGCCATTTTGGCCACAAGACGGCTCCGGACGGCGCCAAGCGCGAGCAAGCGGGATAATAGTTCCGGCAGTGCAGTGTCCGCAAATTTGGCGATATTCATTTGTCCCTCCCGGGCAATTTCAGATGAGGGCAGCATCACATGTGCCATCCCTGCAAGCTTTTTCCCGGGATCGAACAAAGTAACTCCTACGCAGGAGCCGAGGCCTGTTGTACGAACAAGACTTTCCTCACTGCCTACGTTAAGATCCGCCAT
This genomic window contains:
- a CDS encoding chemotaxis protein CheD, which produces MIEEQSVIKVGMADLNVGSEESLVRTTGLGSCVGVTLFDPGKKLAGMAHVMLPSSEIAREGQMNIAKFADTALPELLSRLLALGAVRSRLVAKMAGGSQMFAFAGGSDTMRIGPRNVESCKLALEALNIPLIAEDTGGNFGRTIEIACNTGILYIRSVQKGTKEI